From a region of the Paenibacillus sp. FSL R10-2734 genome:
- a CDS encoding GNAT family N-acetyltransferase: protein MIRYRRSKQDDVVILDLIERQLVPLSHLPQAEIIKIKKDLPRRLGHGITLVTCPDYESDPNGFVHFLLHGDLLYIDMLAIAPEARRKQLGNMLMDRAERFALSRGCHRSKVSVDLGNVAALAFYQRLGYSVARYQTLSFCYELEKRFT from the coding sequence ATGATTCGTTATCGTCGATCCAAGCAGGATGACGTTGTAATTCTTGATTTAATCGAGCGACAGCTTGTACCATTATCTCATCTACCGCAAGCAGAAATTATTAAAATCAAAAAGGATTTGCCCCGTCGCCTGGGACACGGAATCACCCTTGTCACCTGTCCCGACTATGAAAGCGATCCAAATGGGTTTGTCCATTTTTTGCTGCATGGTGATTTACTCTACATCGATATGCTAGCTATTGCACCCGAAGCTCGGCGAAAACAACTGGGGAATATGCTCATGGATCGAGCAGAACGGTTTGCACTATCTCGCGGATGTCATCGTTCTAAGGTATCCGTTGATTTAGGAAATGTAGCAGCACTAGCCTTTTATCAAAGATTGGGCTACAGCGTAGCCCGTTATCAAACCCTAAGTTTTTGTTACGAACTTGAGAAACGATTCACCTAG
- a CDS encoding ABC transporter permease, with amino-acid sequence MDLQTLGQLLNTTLVFSTALIFASLGGIFSERSGVVNIGLEGLMMFGAFAAAVGGYYAQDAGMGEWAPWIGVLCAMVVGVLGSLIHAVAAITFKSDQTISGTVINFLAAGSTLYMVKLLFDGSAETPLLDGFHKVAIPGLSKIPVIGEGIFNSYPTTYLAIVLVIVIYFVLFKTPFGLRLRAVGEHPSAADTLGVKVKRMRYIGVMLSGLLAGIGGATITLTTTGTFGHNTISGQGFIAIAAMIFGKWNPLGAFGAAVFFGFSQAIRNYVQLFEWSKGIPQEFIFMIPYVLTIIVLVGAVGRSAAPKALGQPYDPGKR; translated from the coding sequence ATGGATCTGCAGACGTTAGGTCAACTGCTTAATACAACGCTTGTTTTTTCCACAGCGCTCATTTTTGCCTCACTTGGCGGCATCTTCTCTGAACGCTCCGGTGTCGTAAATATTGGACTTGAAGGTTTGATGATGTTCGGTGCCTTTGCAGCAGCAGTAGGCGGTTATTATGCTCAAGATGCTGGGATGGGTGAATGGGCTCCTTGGATTGGGGTACTCTGTGCAATGGTCGTCGGAGTACTTGGTTCACTAATTCATGCAGTTGCAGCTATAACCTTTAAATCGGATCAAACGATCAGTGGTACGGTCATTAACTTTTTAGCCGCAGGTAGTACGCTCTATATGGTAAAGCTGCTGTTTGATGGATCTGCTGAAACTCCACTACTCGATGGATTTCACAAGGTCGCAATTCCTGGACTGTCCAAAATCCCGGTGATCGGTGAAGGAATATTTAATTCCTATCCGACCACTTATCTAGCCATTGTGCTAGTTATAGTTATTTATTTCGTGCTGTTTAAGACGCCATTTGGACTTCGTTTACGTGCAGTAGGTGAGCATCCTAGTGCTGCTGACACCTTAGGCGTCAAGGTTAAGCGGATGAGATATATCGGCGTAATGCTGAGCGGATTGCTGGCAGGTATCGGTGGTGCTACAATCACTTTAACTACAACCGGAACCTTTGGCCATAATACGATTTCTGGTCAAGGTTTTATCGCTATTGCAGCGATGATCTTTGGTAAATGGAATCCACTCGGTGCCTTTGGTGCTGCTGTATTTTTCGGATTTTCCCAAGCGATCCGTAACTATGTTCAATTGTTTGAGTGGTCTAAAGGGATTCCACAAGAGTTTATCTTCATGATTCCTTATGTATTGACAATCATTGTATTGGTGGGTGCTGTAGGTCGTTCCGCTGCTCCTAAGGCTTTAGGTCAGCCTTACGATCCTGGTAAACGCTAG
- a CDS encoding ABC transporter permease, whose protein sequence is MNKFKKIFTTDSYIVPLVAIVLGFLVGAIVMLMGGYDPITAYSALFTRVFGNLYNFGEAVREMTPLMLTGLAVAFAFRSGMFNIGADGQVMIGMTAATVVGIKFAALPGFILVPLAVIIAGLCGGLWAGIAGYLKAKRGINEVITTIMLNWVALYLSNYIVRAFLLLPGQNRSEDIPASLSMTFLNSLFDNARLHWGTAIALAAAVFFYVYLWKTKQGYEMRAVGYNPHAAEYAGMNVGRNVVKAMFISGVFAGLAGAGEVLGVFHYQSVFAASPGYGFDGIAVALLGLTHPLGVVLAAILYGTLTYGSAGMSFAADVPPELIRIVIGSIIFFIAAQGIVRWVLKPFYFKRKKEKVL, encoded by the coding sequence TTGAATAAGTTCAAAAAAATCTTCACAACTGACAGCTATATCGTTCCTCTTGTCGCCATCGTGCTTGGTTTTCTTGTGGGAGCAATAGTTATGCTTATGGGTGGTTATGATCCGATAACTGCTTACTCCGCACTGTTCACACGTGTATTTGGTAACTTGTATAACTTTGGTGAAGCTGTGCGCGAAATGACGCCTTTGATGCTTACCGGTCTAGCCGTAGCCTTTGCATTCCGCTCAGGGATGTTTAATATCGGGGCAGACGGACAAGTGATGATTGGTATGACTGCTGCAACCGTGGTGGGTATTAAATTTGCAGCCTTGCCAGGATTCATATTAGTTCCTCTTGCTGTTATTATAGCGGGGTTATGTGGAGGTCTGTGGGCTGGTATCGCTGGCTATTTAAAAGCCAAACGTGGAATTAATGAAGTTATTACCACGATCATGTTAAACTGGGTTGCTCTGTACTTGTCGAATTATATCGTAAGAGCATTTCTGTTACTTCCGGGGCAGAATCGTTCCGAGGATATTCCAGCTTCTCTTTCTATGACGTTCTTGAATTCGTTATTTGACAATGCGCGTCTGCACTGGGGAACAGCTATTGCCCTTGCCGCAGCAGTATTCTTCTATGTCTACTTATGGAAGACTAAGCAAGGATATGAAATGCGTGCTGTTGGCTACAATCCTCATGCTGCCGAATACGCAGGGATGAATGTTGGCCGTAACGTTGTAAAAGCAATGTTCATAAGCGGAGTGTTTGCAGGGTTGGCCGGAGCAGGAGAGGTACTGGGTGTATTCCATTATCAATCTGTGTTTGCGGCATCTCCAGGATATGGATTTGATGGTATCGCAGTTGCGCTTCTTGGATTAACACATCCACTTGGTGTTGTTCTAGCTGCGATTCTCTATGGTACGTTGACTTATGGTTCGGCGGGAATGAGTTTTGCTGCAGACGTTCCTCCAGAGCTTATTCGTATCGTTATAGGTTCAATCATATTCTTTATTGCGGCACAAGGGATTGTGCGCTGGGTGCTTAAGCCCTTTTACTTCAAGCGCAAGAAAGAGAAGGTGTTATAG
- a CDS encoding ABC transporter ATP-binding protein, whose product MSAAAPVVELKQITKRFPGIVANDSISLTLKKGEILALLGENGAGKSTLMNIVFGLYQPDEGSIEIDGKPVIIDNPNKAIELGIGMVHQHFKLVEPFTVTENIVLGMEPKKGLKIDYKSAAEQVRKLSEQYGLQVNPNAVIHDISVGMQQRVEIMKTLYRGADILIFDEPTAVLTPQEITELMAIMKRLVAEGKSIILITHKLKEIMQISDRVTIIRRGKVIDTVNTAETNPNELAEKMVGRGVTFKVDKKAPEVGETVLELKDVNSKSKDGVSVLDGLSFEVKAGEILGIAGVDGNGQSELIQAITGLRKIDSGSIKVSGSEISNLSPRKITEMNVSHIPEDRHKHGLVLDFSVSENMVLETYYKSPYNKNGFMQNDVIDKYAEGLVQQFDVRTPSIQTKARSLSGGNQQKAIIAREIDKDPTLLIAAQPTRGLDVGAIEFVQKQLIAQRDQGKAVLLISFELDEIMNVSDRIAVIYEGKIVGEVFPQDTNDQELGLMMAGSLKRGGKTVE is encoded by the coding sequence ATGAGTGCTGCGGCTCCAGTCGTAGAGTTGAAGCAAATCACAAAACGATTTCCCGGTATTGTTGCTAACGATTCCATTAGCTTGACGTTAAAGAAGGGTGAGATCCTTGCATTGCTCGGTGAGAATGGTGCAGGTAAATCAACTCTAATGAATATCGTATTTGGATTGTACCAACCGGATGAAGGTAGTATTGAAATCGACGGGAAACCGGTTATTATTGATAACCCCAATAAAGCGATTGAGCTTGGTATTGGTATGGTGCATCAGCATTTCAAGCTTGTGGAACCTTTTACGGTTACTGAGAATATCGTTCTTGGGATGGAGCCGAAGAAAGGTCTTAAAATTGACTATAAATCCGCTGCGGAACAGGTTCGGAAGCTATCGGAGCAATATGGCCTGCAAGTGAATCCAAATGCCGTCATTCATGACATTTCTGTGGGTATGCAGCAAAGGGTAGAAATTATGAAGACCCTGTACCGCGGAGCGGATATTCTCATATTTGATGAGCCGACTGCAGTACTTACGCCTCAAGAAATTACAGAATTGATGGCGATTATGAAGCGGCTTGTTGCAGAGGGAAAATCTATTATTCTGATAACGCATAAACTTAAAGAAATTATGCAAATATCTGATCGAGTCACCATTATTAGACGCGGAAAAGTAATTGATACTGTTAATACCGCTGAGACTAATCCAAATGAGCTGGCTGAGAAGATGGTAGGACGTGGCGTAACCTTCAAGGTGGACAAGAAAGCTCCTGAAGTTGGCGAAACTGTACTCGAGCTGAAGGATGTTAACAGCAAGAGTAAAGACGGTGTCTCGGTGCTGGACGGCCTTAGCTTTGAAGTGAAAGCAGGAGAAATTCTCGGAATAGCTGGTGTAGACGGCAATGGACAAAGTGAACTAATTCAAGCCATTACAGGTCTGCGCAAAATTGATTCTGGTTCTATTAAGGTGTCAGGAAGCGAGATTTCCAATTTATCCCCGCGCAAGATTACGGAGATGAATGTATCTCATATTCCTGAGGACCGTCATAAGCATGGTTTGGTGCTTGATTTCTCCGTGAGTGAGAATATGGTTCTGGAAACTTACTATAAGAGTCCATATAACAAAAATGGCTTTATGCAAAATGATGTAATTGATAAGTATGCGGAGGGTCTAGTACAGCAATTTGATGTGCGTACCCCTTCAATTCAGACCAAGGCACGTTCTCTATCCGGCGGAAATCAACAGAAAGCGATTATTGCTCGGGAAATAGATAAAGATCCGACATTACTCATTGCAGCACAACCAACACGCGGTCTAGATGTTGGTGCGATCGAGTTTGTTCAAAAGCAGCTTATTGCTCAGCGTGACCAAGGGAAAGCTGTATTGCTCATTTCGTTTGAATTGGACGAGATTATGAATGTATCTGACAGAATTGCTGTTATCTATGAAGGTAAAATCGTCGGTGAAGTGTTCCCGCAGGATACTAATGATCAGGAACTGGGTCTTATGATGGCAGGCAGCTTGAAGCGGGGAGGTAAGACAGTTGAATAA
- a CDS encoding BMP family ABC transporter substrate-binding protein: MKKVFKLSLVMLLAFTVVLAGCGNNNTKNAANGETNAGTNGGTNAAKSDFKFGMVTDIGGVNDKSFNQSAWEALQALDKETGASVKYLQSKSNADYEPNLNQFVKDGYNLTWGIGFDLGDAIKKVAGENPNANLAIIDSVVDAPNVASVTFSENEGSFLVGVVAGLTTKTNKVAFIGGMESPVIKRFEVGFKAGVAAVNPEAKVTITYAGAYDKPDTGKSLAATLYNDGNDIIFPAAGATGNGVFNEAKSRNKAGGAKVWVIGVDKDQSIEFGTDVTLTSMIKRVDEAVMKVSKEVIDGTFKGGTTTVLGLKDNGVGISDTSKVNVSEEILAKVEDFKKQIIDGTITVPAE; encoded by the coding sequence ATGAAAAAAGTTTTCAAATTATCTCTTGTAATGTTGCTGGCATTCACAGTTGTATTGGCCGGTTGCGGAAACAACAACACTAAGAATGCTGCAAATGGCGAGACTAATGCAGGAACAAATGGTGGAACAAACGCCGCGAAATCTGATTTCAAATTTGGTATGGTTACTGACATCGGTGGCGTAAACGATAAATCGTTTAACCAATCGGCATGGGAAGCACTACAAGCTCTTGATAAAGAAACTGGCGCTTCCGTTAAATATTTGCAAAGTAAATCCAATGCTGACTATGAGCCAAACCTTAACCAATTCGTTAAAGATGGCTACAACTTGACTTGGGGTATCGGTTTTGATCTTGGCGACGCAATTAAAAAAGTTGCTGGTGAGAACCCAAATGCTAACTTGGCAATTATCGATAGCGTAGTAGATGCTCCTAACGTAGCATCCGTTACTTTCTCTGAGAACGAAGGTTCCTTCTTGGTTGGTGTGGTTGCTGGTTTGACTACAAAAACTAACAAGGTAGCTTTTATTGGCGGTATGGAAAGCCCAGTAATCAAACGTTTTGAAGTAGGATTCAAAGCTGGTGTAGCGGCAGTTAACCCTGAAGCTAAAGTTACAATTACTTATGCAGGCGCATATGACAAACCAGATACTGGTAAATCACTTGCAGCTACATTGTATAACGATGGTAATGACATCATCTTCCCTGCTGCTGGTGCAACAGGAAATGGCGTATTCAACGAAGCTAAATCCCGTAACAAAGCTGGCGGTGCTAAAGTATGGGTTATCGGTGTAGATAAAGACCAATCCATTGAGTTTGGTACTGACGTAACTTTGACTTCCATGATCAAACGTGTTGACGAAGCTGTAATGAAGGTTTCCAAAGAAGTAATCGATGGTACTTTCAAAGGTGGTACTACAACTGTTCTTGGTTTGAAGGACAATGGTGTAGGTATCTCTGATACATCTAAAGTAAACGTTTCTGAAGAAATCTTGGCTAAAGTTGAAGACTTCAAAAAACAAATCATTGATGGAACGATTACAGTTCCTGCAGAGTAG
- a CDS encoding acyl-CoA thioesterase: MTDEKNPQPMPAFKYCRESRVFKTGRVFPNDVNNHKTLFGGKLMSGIDEVASISAMRHCRANVVTASTDSVDFLRPIRPTDSVCFESFVSWTGRTSIEVFVKIISENLYTGERAVAATSFLTFVAVEEDGTPTPVPAIIPETDEEKLINESANERSELRKVRRAISKKLAAELNTVKYWE, translated from the coding sequence ATGACCGATGAAAAAAATCCACAACCGATGCCGGCTTTTAAGTATTGCCGTGAATCACGCGTTTTCAAAACGGGACGCGTTTTCCCTAATGATGTCAATAATCACAAAACATTGTTTGGCGGCAAGCTCATGAGTGGCATTGATGAAGTAGCCTCCATTTCAGCTATGCGCCATTGCCGTGCTAACGTCGTCACAGCCTCTACAGACTCTGTCGACTTCTTGAGGCCAATCCGACCTACAGACTCCGTATGCTTCGAATCCTTCGTTTCCTGGACCGGACGTACAAGCATAGAGGTATTCGTAAAGATCATTTCAGAAAATCTATACACTGGTGAGCGCGCTGTCGCTGCCACTTCATTTCTTACCTTTGTCGCAGTCGAGGAGGATGGTACCCCCACTCCGGTTCCTGCTATTATCCCAGAGACCGACGAAGAAAAGCTGATCAACGAATCAGCTAATGAACGTTCAGAGCTACGGAAAGTAAGAAGAGCCATCAGTAAAAAGCTCGCTGCCGAGCTCAATACTGTGAAGTACTGGGAATAA
- the rplT gene encoding 50S ribosomal protein L20 has protein sequence MARVKGGFVVRRRHKKVLKLAKGYFGSKHRIFKTAKEQVMKSMVYAYRDRRQTKRNFRRLWIVRINAAARMNGLSYSKLVYGLKLAGVEVNRKMLADLAVNDLNAFNSLAGIAKEKINA, from the coding sequence ATGGCAAGAGTTAAGGGCGGATTTGTAGTTCGTCGTAGACATAAAAAAGTATTGAAATTGGCAAAAGGTTATTTCGGTTCTAAACACCGCATTTTTAAAACAGCTAAAGAACAAGTAATGAAATCGATGGTTTACGCTTATCGCGACCGTCGTCAAACTAAACGTAACTTCCGCAGACTGTGGATCGTTCGTATTAATGCAGCAGCTCGTATGAATGGTCTTTCTTACAGCAAGCTTGTATACGGCCTGAAATTGGCTGGTGTAGAAGTTAACCGTAAGATGCTGGCTGATCTAGCTGTAAATGATCTTAACGCATTCAACTCATTGGCTGGTATTGCCAAAGAGAAAATCAACGCGTAA
- the rpmI gene encoding 50S ribosomal protein L35, with the protein MPKMKTHSSLKGRFKITGTGKVTRYKAHKNHLLSHKSKRAKRVLNGNPVMAPGDVRRLKQGLANLK; encoded by the coding sequence ATGCCTAAGATGAAAACACATAGCAGCCTGAAAGGCCGCTTCAAAATTACCGGAACTGGTAAAGTAACACGTTACAAAGCTCACAAAAACCACTTGCTGTCCCACAAATCTAAACGCGCTAAGCGCGTTCTGAACGGTAATCCAGTAATGGCCCCTGGGGATGTAAGACGTTTGAAACAAGGATTGGCTAACTTGAAATAG
- the infC gene encoding translation initiation factor IF-3: MINDEIRAKEVRLVGAEGEQIGIKPIREALQMAIDLNLDLVNVAPQAKPPVCRIMDYGKFRYETQKKEKEARKNQKIVDIKEVWFRANIEEHDYQTKFRNVIKFLGEGDKVKCSVRFRGREITHANIGQKILERVKNEVADISVVERQPKLEGRSMIMILAPKAQ, translated from the coding sequence ATGATCAATGATGAAATTCGGGCCAAAGAGGTACGGTTGGTTGGTGCGGAAGGTGAACAAATCGGAATTAAACCGATCCGCGAAGCGTTGCAAATGGCGATCGATCTTAATCTAGATTTAGTCAATGTAGCACCACAGGCTAAGCCGCCGGTATGCCGCATCATGGATTACGGCAAGTTCCGTTATGAAACGCAGAAGAAAGAGAAGGAAGCGCGTAAGAACCAGAAGATCGTTGATATCAAGGAAGTCTGGTTCCGTGCTAACATTGAGGAACATGATTATCAAACTAAGTTCCGCAATGTAATCAAGTTCTTGGGTGAAGGCGATAAAGTAAAGTGCTCCGTGCGTTTCCGCGGACGTGAGATTACACATGCAAATATCGGTCAAAAAATCCTCGAGCGTGTTAAGAACGAAGTGGCTGATATATCTGTTGTTGAGCGCCAGCCTAAGCTGGAAGGTCGCAGCATGATTATGATTTTGGCTCCTAAAGCCCAATAA
- a CDS encoding glycosyltransferase encodes MTDALFVTLQVILAAIAVYQFTFSLFGLHKKKTKTKYKPEKTFAVLVAAHNEEEVVGALMENLKQLNYPSELFDVFVICDNCTDGTARIVREHGMNACVRTNPNLRGKGYAIEWMLKELWSMPRQYDAVVMFDADNLAHTEFLMEMNNDLCSGARVIQGYIDTKNPEDSWITAAYGVSYWYINRLWQLSRHNLNMANFLGGTGMCFETALLKEMGWGATSLVEDLEFTMRSASHGVYPKFNYDAKVFDEKPLTFKASSRQRLRWMQGHFTVARRYFFPLLWQSIKERSLTKFDLALYGANVYIVLLTFLMTAVMWVDMAIFNGPNIANIYGSLPVWLGFLAIGLNLVTFGIAMALEKVKFKKVYAYLVFFPIYLISWYPITFYAFFTQNNKQWSHTKHTRVVRLEEVQSKQV; translated from the coding sequence ATGACAGACGCACTGTTTGTTACGCTCCAAGTGATCTTGGCAGCAATCGCAGTTTATCAGTTTACCTTTTCGTTATTTGGTCTGCACAAGAAAAAGACAAAGACAAAGTATAAGCCGGAAAAAACATTTGCAGTACTTGTTGCCGCACATAATGAGGAAGAAGTCGTCGGCGCATTAATGGAGAACCTGAAGCAGCTTAACTATCCTTCAGAATTGTTTGACGTATTTGTAATTTGTGACAATTGTACAGATGGTACAGCTCGCATTGTTAGAGAGCACGGAATGAATGCCTGTGTCCGCACTAACCCGAATCTGAGAGGTAAAGGTTATGCTATTGAATGGATGCTCAAAGAGCTGTGGAGCATGCCGCGTCAATATGATGCAGTCGTAATGTTTGATGCCGATAATCTGGCACATACCGAGTTCCTAATGGAGATGAATAATGATCTTTGTTCAGGAGCACGTGTTATCCAAGGCTATATTGACACTAAGAATCCAGAAGATTCCTGGATTACTGCAGCGTATGGTGTATCGTATTGGTATATTAACCGTTTGTGGCAACTTTCACGCCATAATTTAAATATGGCGAACTTCCTTGGCGGAACAGGAATGTGCTTCGAGACTGCTCTTCTTAAAGAAATGGGCTGGGGAGCTACAAGCTTGGTTGAGGATCTGGAGTTCACGATGCGCAGTGCATCTCATGGTGTATATCCTAAATTCAATTATGACGCAAAGGTATTTGACGAGAAGCCTCTGACTTTCAAGGCCTCATCAAGACAACGTCTGCGCTGGATGCAGGGACACTTTACTGTAGCACGTCGTTATTTTTTTCCATTACTTTGGCAAAGTATTAAGGAACGCAGCTTAACGAAGTTTGACCTCGCGCTTTACGGAGCGAATGTATATATTGTATTGCTCACCTTTTTAATGACGGCGGTAATGTGGGTGGATATGGCCATCTTTAACGGACCGAATATCGCAAATATTTACGGCAGCTTGCCAGTCTGGCTTGGCTTCCTTGCTATTGGCTTGAATCTGGTGACCTTTGGGATTGCAATGGCTTTGGAGAAGGTTAAATTTAAGAAGGTGTACGCTTATCTGGTGTTCTTCCCAATTTACCTGATCTCTTGGTATCCTATTACGTTCTATGCGTTCTTCACGCAGAACAACAAGCAATGGAGCCACACCAAGCATACGCGTGTCGTAAGACTTGAAGAAGTGCAGAGCAAGCAGGTTTAA
- a CDS encoding phosphatase PAP2 family protein: MRHLFMKLHLWERHLFQWINGRMHNRFLNFWLFYLTHLGGATSTIVINILIWAFAPQPWRTTSLQALTALAVSHIPVAVAKKMYPRMRPYLALPDTNTFRNPLKDHSFPSGHTTAIFASTVPYMVAFPALTFILLPLAFIVGFSRIYLGLHYPSDVIAGGLIGSCVAAGTIALWV, from the coding sequence ATGAGACATTTATTTATGAAACTACATCTCTGGGAGCGGCACCTTTTCCAATGGATCAACGGACGAATGCACAATCGCTTTCTGAACTTCTGGCTCTTCTATCTCACTCATTTGGGTGGGGCTACAAGCACGATTGTTATCAATATACTTATATGGGCATTTGCTCCTCAGCCGTGGAGAACTACTAGCCTGCAAGCACTGACAGCTCTAGCTGTCAGCCATATTCCTGTTGCTGTCGCCAAAAAGATGTATCCACGCATGCGTCCATATTTGGCGCTACCGGATACGAACACATTTCGTAACCCGCTAAAGGATCATTCTTTTCCTTCTGGTCATACTACAGCTATCTTTGCTTCAACGGTCCCATATATGGTAGCCTTTCCTGCTTTGACCTTTATTCTGCTGCCATTGGCCTTTATTGTTGGATTTTCTCGCATTTATCTGGGATTGCATTATCCGTCAGATGTTATTGCAGGAGGATTGATCGGATCCTGTGTCGCAGCGGGCACTATAGCCCTATGGGTCTAA
- a CDS encoding glycosyltransferase, producing the protein MRKKRILILSEGFGAGHTQAAYALSSSLRQLSPNLQTKVLELGNFLNPKMAPIILSAYRKTVTTQPKLMGYVYRHQKSFNRLTTLALHRIFYTHTKNIVIQLKPDVIVCTHFIPAAVVSRLKRVDPPLNVPLVTVITDYDAHASWISPEVDRYLVSTPEVKSKLCMRNIPAAKIQVTGIPVHPNFWQHPGKQKIREQFNLKDIPTVLVMGGGWGIMNDQVVNTCLADWRDKIQIVFCLGNNDKLLREMKEDPRFNHPHISLIGFTREIDKLMEVSDLLVTKPGGMTCSEGLAKGIPMLFYHPLPGQEEENCRYFTAAGFGEPIGSLDVVVMWMKRLLNNYEDVQNKRKLHLEEIARHHPLQCAQSIIELLE; encoded by the coding sequence TTGCGTAAAAAAAGAATTTTAATACTCTCGGAAGGCTTTGGCGCAGGACATACACAAGCAGCTTATGCGCTGTCGAGCAGTCTGCGCCAATTGTCACCCAATTTACAAACAAAGGTGCTAGAGCTTGGTAATTTCCTAAATCCCAAGATGGCACCCATTATTCTATCCGCTTACCGAAAGACGGTAACGACACAGCCTAAGCTGATGGGTTACGTCTACCGTCATCAGAAATCATTTAATCGTCTTACCACGCTTGCCCTGCATCGCATATTTTATACGCATACCAAGAATATTGTTATACAACTGAAACCAGATGTTATAGTCTGTACACATTTCATTCCGGCTGCTGTAGTTTCTCGTCTGAAGAGAGTAGATCCTCCCCTAAATGTACCGCTTGTAACCGTTATAACGGATTATGACGCACATGCCAGCTGGATCAGCCCTGAGGTAGACCGTTATCTGGTATCAACACCTGAGGTTAAATCCAAATTGTGTATGCGGAACATTCCAGCTGCGAAAATTCAGGTCACTGGTATACCAGTACACCCTAACTTTTGGCAGCATCCTGGAAAGCAGAAGATTCGTGAGCAATTCAATCTGAAGGATATTCCCACAGTACTAGTCATGGGCGGCGGCTGGGGGATCATGAACGATCAGGTTGTAAATACCTGTCTGGCAGACTGGCGAGATAAGATTCAGATTGTCTTTTGTCTCGGAAATAACGATAAGCTGCTACGTGAAATGAAAGAAGATCCGCGCTTTAATCATCCACATATTTCCTTGATCGGATTTACACGTGAGATTGATAAGCTAATGGAAGTATCCGACCTGTTAGTTACCAAACCAGGCGGAATGACCTGCAGTGAAGGGCTAGCTAAGGGAATTCCAATGCTTTTCTATCATCCTCTGCCTGGGCAGGAGGAAGAGAATTGTCGATATTTCACCGCAGCTGGTTTCGGAGAGCCGATAGGATCTTTAGACGTAGTTGTAATGTGGATGAAGCGCCTCTTAAACAACTACGAGGACGTGCAGAATAAGCGAAAACTTCATCTTGAGGAAATCGCCCGCCACCACCCATTGCAATGCGCTCAGAGCATTATCGAATTATTGGAATAG
- the trmB gene encoding tRNA (guanosine(46)-N7)-methyltransferase TrmB, whose protein sequence is MRLRGRKGIRESLEEQTDLVILDPRSYKGEWSKLFGNDHPIHVEFGMGKGQFISQMSFKYPDINFIGVDMYDELIRRAGDKARAVWEPAGHETPPNLKLALANIDYAEEVFAPGELERIYLNFSDPWPKSKHARRRLTHPRFLDKYRGLLSDLGEIHLKTDSRSLFEFSLNAFADFGLQMKNISLDLHADGIINEDHIMTEYETKFVGRGVNIHRCEAIVGAEALKQYQATRLDKYRL, encoded by the coding sequence ATGCGTTTACGCGGAAGAAAAGGAATACGTGAAAGTTTGGAAGAACAGACCGATCTAGTCATTCTTGACCCTAGAAGTTATAAAGGTGAGTGGTCCAAGCTGTTCGGAAACGATCATCCGATCCATGTGGAGTTCGGAATGGGCAAGGGACAGTTTATCAGCCAAATGAGCTTCAAATATCCCGATATTAATTTTATCGGAGTTGATATGTATGATGAGCTGATTCGCCGTGCTGGAGATAAGGCTAGAGCAGTATGGGAGCCGGCAGGTCATGAGACGCCGCCTAACCTGAAATTGGCACTGGCCAATATTGATTATGCAGAGGAAGTATTTGCTCCTGGAGAGCTGGAACGAATTTATCTTAACTTCAGTGATCCGTGGCCTAAGAGTAAGCATGCTCGACGTCGTTTGACACACCCGCGTTTTCTTGACAAATATCGTGGGCTGCTAAGCGACTTAGGTGAAATTCATCTAAAAACAGATTCCCGCAGTCTTTTTGAGTTCTCATTAAATGCATTTGCGGACTTTGGCTTACAGATGAAAAATATTTCTTTGGACCTACATGCAGACGGTATCATAAATGAGGATCATATCATGACGGAATACGAGACGAAATTTGTCGGACGTGGCGTGAATATCCATCGTTGCGAGGCGATTGTAGGTGCAGAAGCGCTCAAACAGTATCAAGCTACTCGATTGGATAAATATCGGCTGTAG